A single window of Taeniopygia guttata chromosome 1, bTaeGut7.mat, whole genome shotgun sequence DNA harbors:
- the OLFM4 gene encoding olfactomedin-4 has translation MKHTLVAVLFLMQGMSALAEATASTGATAHLSTMLPYLTQPRNTNGKSLTSPKLFANVSGSVNDEGTCQCSVYLPDTTFPVQKAEQLEIIATTLSEKFEAELSKVKEYSKIIELYQQQIVNLTIRVQQVEMGSVSYTELDFQLLKVEISDLERLVTQLKPSLVGSNVIVEQIYLEITNLTILVNELESLDKNNVLAIRRQITSLQQRLKECEENATKTTSPPYFPPGTCVHHGPMNVSQPYVTKLNWRGFSYKYGSWGRDYDPSNPDKEVYWVAPLNTDGRYLEYFRIYNSFDELLLFKYTYERRITYGEGSGAALYKNYLYYHLYGSRYMVKHNIKTNTEVLRKQLPDAAIGNRFSYAGVAWQDIDFAVDESGLWVIYSTENNVGNIVISKLNETTLDVLNTWQTRQYKPSVSNAFMLCGVLYATRPLNTKKEEIFYMYDTRTGQENRVSIIMDKKLDTIQSIDYSPTDQRLYVYSDGYLVRYDVTFQP, from the exons ATGAAGCACACACTGGTGGCTGTGCTTTTTCTCATGCAGGGCATGAGTGCTCTGGCTGAGGCGACGGCATCAACAGGAGCG actGCTCATCTCAGTACGATGCTTCCATATCTGACTCAGCCTAGGAATACGAATGGCAAATCGCTCACTTCCCCAAAG CTCTTTGCCAACGTGTCTGGCTCTGTGAATGATGAGGGAACTTGTCAGTGCTCTGTGTACCTGCCAGATACCACCTTTCCAGTGCAGAAGGCTGAGCAACTGGAAATTATAGCCACAACGCTCTCGGAGAAGTTTGAGGCAGAGCTTTCTAAA gttaAGGAGTACTCAAAAATAATTGAACTGTATCAGCAGCAAATCGTCAATCTAACCATCAGAGTGCAGCAAGTGGAGATGGGCAGCGTCTCTTACACAGAACTGGACTTCCAGTTACTGAAAGTGGAAATTAGTGACCTAGAGAGACTGGTCACTCAGCTGAAACCCAGCCTTGTTGGAAGCAATGTCATCGTTGAGCAAATATATTTGGAG aTCACCAATCTGACTATACTGGTAAATGAACTAGAGTCACTGGACAAAAACAATGTCCTTGCAATTCGTCGACAAATTACCTCTCTACAGCAACGATTGAAAGAGTGTGAGGAGAATGCAACCAAAACTACATCACCCCCTTATTTCCCACCAG GTACCTGTGTTCACCATGGACCGATGAATGTTAGCCAGCCTTATGTTACCAAGCTGAACTGGAGAGGATTTTCCTACAAATACGGTTCCTGGGGTAGAGATTACGATCCCTCTAACCCAGACAAGGAAGTCTATTGGGTTGCACCATTGAACACCGATGGGAGATACTTGGAATACTTCAGAATTTATAATTCCTTTGATGAATTGCTGCTGTTTAAATACACGTATGAAAGGAGAATAACATATGGGGAAGGAAGTGGTGCTGCCCTTTATAAAAATTACTTGTACTATCATCTTTATGGTTCAAGATATATGGTGAAGCAcaacataaaaacaaacacGGAGGTTTTGAGGAAGCAGCTTCCAGATGCTGCTATTGGTAACCGCTTCTCTTATGCAGGCGTAGCGTGGCAGGACATAGATTTTGCTGTGGATGAAAGTGGGTTATGGGTAATATATTCAACTGAAAATAACGTGGGCAACATTGTGATTAGCAAGCTCAATGAGACCACACTTGATGTGCTAAATACTTGGCAGACGAGACAGTACAAGCCATCTGTTTCCAATGCTTTCATGTTATGTGGTGTTCTTTATGCCACAAGGCCGTTGAACACTAAGAAAGAGGAGATCTTCTACATGTATGACACAAGAACTGGCCAAGAAAATAGAGTTAGTATCATCATGGATAAAAAGTTAGATACAATCCAGAGTATTGATTATAGCCCCACAGATCAGAGACTTTATGTTTACAGTGACGGTTACCTTGTCAGATATGATGTGACTTTTCAGCCTTAG